tttgtagACACTAGTAATCAAgatcaaaagaaatattgtatcaggatattgttttattaagtaTTGTGCATTTTCTGTTAGAATATcctcattttttttactaagtATATTGTTCCCACCTTTTCTTTTCAAGGAAAAAACATTAACAATAAGGTGAAAAATGTCATAGATTCCGtgcattttaaatacatttcgATACAATGAAAGTGCTCCgatatttacatataattgTTTGTTTCTGTTGTAATGACCAATAATCGAGTTATTGAGAAGAAGTAACAAATATCTTAGCTActgtatattgtatttttaaaaatcggcAATTAAAGTATTTAATTCTCTAAAATATCGCATTGAcggtaaatttaatttcttatttcatACTTACATCTGGTCCCTCTTGATTCCACGCTATTCTTGCTCTAAATATAAGCAACAGGTTTATAATCAAATATCAGTAACAATAACATTAGCAGTTTGTAACGTACATGATTTAAGTACTGGGTATATTTGCTCTGATATAACTAAAACTAATGTACAGCAATAAAATATATGTGGGTGTctttatacattatataaatagatttTACAATTAAAGTGGATCTATGAAGTaaagaattgtttttatatatgttttacaaTCTGGTAGGATGTTAAATATAGCCTTTAACAAAACTTGACTAgattgttttaatctttttaaaagtattatagATCGTTATGATTATCTTGCATCTTAAATCCTCTCCAATGCATTTCAACTTATAGATGGTAGCAAATTATTATATATGCAGGGTTAAATGTTTTTCAGTTTCCTTCTACAATTTTTCCCACTCTTCATAATTCATGTTGCATTAATAATTGAGTTGTTTATTAacgttttaaaacaaatcataatgatatacgagggtcaatcaaaaagaCGATGTGACCTTTTAATTATGACAAATACTTTTCATAAATGTCATATCTAACAGATTATTGTAGGCATCAACACCTATTTTATTGATATGTGAAGTTTCACAtttgatgaaaatgtattttcGATACCcgaattaaaaaacaacatgttttgtcaccgcAGAGCATAGTATAACATGATGTCAAGTTGACGCACAGTTTATAGGAAAACCCcgtctttacatgtatatcacgcCTACTCTCTTTTGCCTTTCACCTTACAATTCAAGATGGCACTAGATTACTTAACATCCTATTGGCCCACGTTTGCTCGAGAATCGAGTAAGTTCttcagtttttattttcttaaccaagtagttcatagtttataagaagAAAAAACCTAAAGGTCAGATGATGATACTAATTCCTTTGACTAAATAATTAAAGATTTTCCATTCTTTTTCGGACTGTGTGAAGTCCAAAATACGTTTACAACTATACCCACAAATTGTATGACAATTAAATACTAATGTGCAAATACGCTTCGCAGATTATAAAGCGTATATTGCCCCAACCAAGGTTATACTTGtgtaacttgggtagacattgagttcatttcctTAACAATATTTGCAAAACAAACTGCACATAATAAGGGTATTCCAATAATAGCAATCGTTGAGGATTGTATCGTTACATTTTACTGAAGGTTTGTTTTTCAATGGAAAATAaggtttaaatttatattttgtaatcagatttctattataaaaagaaacaaaacatacTTTACATATTCTATgcagagaaattaaaaaaaaaaataatcaaatattcaAACCAGTTCAAAATATTTGCAGCCACCAATAGCGGTTCTGGGGAGTCCTCCATCTTTGTCAACCACGTACCATTCACAACATCCCCTGCATCGTGCCAAGTCTGGTCGtataggtttttaaaatttcacctGAACTTATCATGTGAAAAAAGAGGCCCAGGCTACTGGAAGTTAAATGTGTCAAATATagaaaacgataaatataaaaaggagattcataaaatcattgatAATTTAGATAACTCCTTGAACCCAGTCGACAAATGGGAATGTATTAAACGTAAGATAAAAGaattttctattaatttttcGAAATATCAACAGAGATCAATTAAGAAACGGAAAAAGGAAATTgagaaagaaattgaaaatatagaaaCTAGTAAAACTGAGGAATTCGATTATAAAAAGCTTAAACAGTTAGAAGCAGAATTAGATTCTATTTATGATAAACAATCAAAAGGTGCACATATTAGATCTAAAGCAAAATGGGTAGAAAATGGCGAAAAAAACACatcatattttctaaatttagaaaagCAACATCAATCATCAAACGTAATAACGGAACTTTTGACttcaaacaatgaaaaaattcataataccAATTCAATTATGggggaaatgtttaaattttaccaGAGCTTATACGCAAGtaaaaacattgataataaaataattgatgatTACTTATCTGAAATCAATGTACCAGTAATAAGTGAGGATAATAAACTTTTGCTAGATAAATTTCCGACGTTCGAGGAATGTACGGAAGCTGTCAATAGTATGAAACACGATAAATCGCCTGGACTTGATGGATTGCCAAGTGAATTCTATCAATGTTTTTGGAATGTAATTGGCCCTTATTTCTACGATGCTCTTaaagatatatatgaaaataaaatgatgacaTACACACAGCGGCAATCAGTAATATCGTTAGTGTTTAAGAAAGGAGaaaagaattctttaaaaaattatcgtCCAATTAGTCTAACAAATACTGATTACAAAATCATAGCTTTTGTTTTTGCAAAAAGACTACAGAAGATCCTAAAAGACATAATCAATGATAACCAAACTGCATATATAAAAAGAAGATACATTGGAGAAAATGCCCGGCTTATAttagatatatttgaattttgcgAATCAGAAAACGTGGGGGGAATTctgctatttttagattttgaaaaagcatttgattcggttgaatggaattttctttttaaaactttaaaaaagtttaatatcggaaaaagttttattacatgggcaaacattttgtatacaaatcctatttttaaaatgaaaaacaacggCTGGCTTTCAAAATCATGTTCAATGACAAGAGGAATAAGACAAGGATGTCCTTTATCAGCTctcttatttctttttgttgcaGAAATATTGGCgactaaaattaaaaatcatcaaaacataaatggcattaaaataaataactacgAAATTAAAAGTATACAACATGCAGATGATTTAACAGTGGCTTTGAACGACGAAATCTCAATGAAGAATACTTTAGATATTATTAAAGCATTCTGTGAATGTGCTGGGTCAAAAATTAATACTAATAAAACTGAATGCATATTATTAGGAGATATGAAAAACGAATTTGAAGAGCTACATGGAATCAAAGTAACAAATAAAGCAATTAAATGTTTAGGTATTTATGTAGGCCATGATAAGGAAGAATGCTATAATAAAAATTGGATGAGAATTAATCATGACATGGAAAAACTATTTGAATCCTGGAAACGAAGAAAATTAACACTCTTTGGAAAAGCATGTATTATTCGGACTCTAGCTATTTCAAAACTTGTATATACTTCGTCAATACTTTGTCTTCCTGATagcaattttattaaaagaatacaGAGATTGATTTTTAACTTCATTTGGGAAAAAACGGAAATAATTAAACGAAATACTTTAATTGGAGACATAGCAAAAGGTGGATTATCTATAGTAGACATAGATTGCaagttaaaatcattaaaagcaGCGTGGATTCCAAGATTACTTAACTCAAAAGGCATTCTATTTGATATTCTTAGTAACCAGTGTAAAAAACTTAATATCGATATACACTTTCTTTTAAAGTGCTCCACTACTAAAACAGAGACCTTGGATAGCATAAAATTACCCCTATTctacaaagaaatattttgttgttttaatgaatGTAAACGTGAactgcactttgaaaaaagatcACCTGATGATATTTTACAACAACCAATATGGAATAATTGTAACTTAGTATATAAGGGAAACTCTGTTTTCTTCGAAAACTGGATTAAATCAGGAATACTATACATTAAAGACTTGTTTGACGACGAGGGTAACTTCAGACGATTAGAACATTAtgcaaatattattaataaatctaaCTGGttatgtgaatacaaaattctttttcaaataacTAAATCAATTCGAAGACTTTACTCATTCAGCAATGTAAACTTTATCAACATACAAAGCGTAATGAGTTTCAACTTCCCTCTGGGATATTACAACTTGACTGGTAAATCTAgtaattttttctataaaaatctcattgaaaaaaagttttgtaagCCATCTTCTCAATTAATACTGCGTAAAGAATTTGAAATATACGATGAGAAGAgttggaaaaatatttatgaatgcaagattaaagatataaaagataaacatgtagcTGAATTCAGTTACAagcttttaaataatatattatgtaataatgtatatgtgagtaaatggaaaaaagatatatcaaattaatgtgtacactgtaaacaaatagaaaatataaaacatttgctTTTTGAATGTAACAATGTTAAAAACATATGGAATACTGTTAGTagtttattgtcattcaaaatacaatggAAACATATCGTTGTTGGTTTCTTCTATGAAAAAAGCGATAAAACTAAATCTCTAAATTTACTTATCACTTATGTAGCTTATAgaatttatgaacaaaaaatgcttTGTAGATTGGATTCTATGAATGAAACTGAATGTATCATAtataatcatgttaaaaaatccaCTTGTTTTTATGCCTCAGTTTTacgttttttaaatgcaaatgcTGAGTGcaagttttttgaaaatctgtcaaaGATGATGTGATATGTCTTATTatcatagtgtaaaatattCTATTATCCTAAAACTACTGAGAAGAGACCTGTCTTCCAGTAGAGCTGTCATAAAAGGGAGGATATGGACTGTAAAACAAGGTAGAACCTCCTTATTAGGACAGCAAACTCTTTTTGTCcatgatttttatatcataattatatagacaACTACAGTGTAATATAGTAAACTGTTATATACCATGGATACATAGAGTCTGCCTATATATCTCTACACCCAGAGACTATGTGATTGATAATATTGTCTACCAGGTTAGGCAAGATACtacttgtacatttatttaaatctcTATACATTGCTAATTTAGCCTTATTTgtacaccatttttttttacttgctttATGAATCTATGctaattgtatatatatgtgtaataCACTGAAAC
The window above is part of the Magallana gigas chromosome 10, xbMagGiga1.1, whole genome shotgun sequence genome. Proteins encoded here:
- the LOC136272304 gene encoding uncharacterized protein, which codes for MEKLFESWKRRKLTLFGKACIIRTLAISKLVYTSSILCLPDSNFIKRIQRLIFNFIWEKTEIIKRNTLIGDIAKGGLSIVDIDCKLKSLKAAWIPRLLNSKGILFDILSNQCKKLNIDIHFLLKCSTTKTETLDSIKLPLFYKEIFCCFNECKRELHFEKRSPDDILQQPIWNNCNLVYKGNSVFFENWIKSGILYIKDLFDDEGNFRRLEHYANIINKSNWLCEYKILFQITKSIRRLYSFSNVNFINIQSVMSFNFPLGYYNLTGKSSNFFYKNLIEKKFCKPSSQLILRKEFEIYDEKSWKNIYECKIKDIKDKHVAEFSYKLLNNILCNNVYVSKWKKDISN